In Litorimonas taeanensis, one DNA window encodes the following:
- a CDS encoding DUF502 domain-containing protein: MADKPNAKQKTNLRQQGERVKFKFLKFIRNRFLTGVIVALPIIATVWAIRTFIKFIDTSVWTVFPAVINPKTYLGFDVWGLGLVVSLLSLFLLGTLASNIVGTSILKASERLLARVPIVRGVYSFVKQIVVIVAQQREQAFQEVCLIEYPRKGLWAIGFVTTDLQGAPAVALEPGHVCVFVPTTPNPTSGFLLFAKRDEIKILDMTPEEGAKMIISGGMVSSNEEDDTLKPKRKKEKIPPTDELLL, encoded by the coding sequence ATGGCTGATAAGCCGAATGCAAAACAAAAAACGAACCTTCGCCAACAGGGTGAGAGAGTAAAGTTCAAGTTTCTTAAATTTATTCGAAACCGTTTCTTAACTGGCGTTATTGTGGCTTTACCCATTATCGCTACCGTTTGGGCTATTCGAACTTTTATCAAATTTATTGACACATCTGTGTGGACTGTATTCCCAGCCGTTATAAACCCAAAAACATATTTAGGATTTGATGTTTGGGGGCTTGGACTCGTCGTATCTTTGTTATCTCTGTTTTTATTAGGAACGCTTGCCTCAAATATTGTTGGGACATCCATATTAAAAGCGAGTGAGCGATTATTGGCAAGAGTGCCCATCGTTCGCGGGGTATATTCGTTCGTAAAACAAATTGTTGTAATCGTGGCACAACAAAGAGAGCAGGCCTTTCAAGAGGTGTGCTTGATTGAATATCCGCGCAAAGGACTCTGGGCAATCGGTTTCGTTACTACAGACTTGCAAGGGGCACCGGCAGTCGCTTTAGAGCCTGGTCATGTTTGTGTTTTTGTTCCCACAACACCTAACCCGACATCAGGGTTTTTATTGTTTGCCAAACGTGACGAAATAAAAATTCTGGACATGACACCTGAAGAAGGTGCCAAAATGATTATCAGCGGAGGCATGGTTTCGTCAAATGAAGAAGATGACACCTTAAAGCCGAAGCGCAAAAAGGAAAAAATACCACCAACTGATGAATTATTGCTGTAA
- a CDS encoding PleD family two-component system response regulator, which translates to MSEFTPTPFDSLIQPNSDIAANIGEFRAPRILIVTDNASEIIPLRTHLKRLNYDVQIAFYNGTKLSSTPKKPPVAIIVNLTSFNERSEDICTVLKQHYASQPIPMIGVLDKVRQKETSNFDSVVIGPSHASQIANRVNSFIRLSAMETEITLRFETLQKDFGQPGFLQDTGDRSPFRVLFIGKATAAFMVVINALQMKNVEVVAAFTSFSAFDYLHDSDFDAVVMNALEQAEPALSISQTMRRNARLYHVPTLFLVDETSFDYADKAYESGARDIIDIHAETEEISGRIIELANYHRLHSELKQGFESLGGHVCITPHSQCYNHNFMDRHSERVVRSCHNAHQPVAFMALKLLPDCSEPPLADNVISAIADIGQMLKNLVRMQDTVSHYHADTYLMSLPNTNAYEASIVLERMKALVDCTAYESGIPNTALSFSIEASYVEVEPHETSFLAIGRLFNQLNNMPYTHERQIIA; encoded by the coding sequence ATGTCTGAATTCACCCCCACTCCATTTGATTCGCTGATACAGCCGAATTCTGACATCGCGGCGAATATTGGGGAATTTCGTGCACCTCGAATTCTTATCGTAACCGACAATGCTTCAGAAATCATTCCTCTTAGAACTCATTTAAAGCGTTTGAATTATGATGTTCAAATTGCATTTTACAATGGTACGAAATTATCTTCGACACCTAAAAAGCCTCCTGTTGCAATTATCGTCAACCTAACAAGCTTTAACGAGCGTTCAGAAGATATTTGCACTGTTTTGAAACAACATTATGCTTCGCAGCCGATACCAATGATAGGCGTCCTAGATAAAGTCAGACAAAAGGAAACTTCTAACTTTGATAGTGTCGTAATTGGGCCGTCTCATGCTTCTCAAATTGCTAATCGAGTCAATTCTTTCATTCGATTGAGTGCAATGGAAACAGAAATAACGCTACGGTTTGAAACTTTACAAAAAGACTTTGGTCAACCTGGATTTTTACAAGATACAGGCGATCGCTCTCCATTTCGCGTGTTATTTATAGGGAAAGCCACCGCTGCCTTTATGGTTGTAATTAATGCCCTTCAGATGAAAAATGTTGAAGTCGTTGCGGCGTTCACATCATTCAGTGCATTTGATTATTTACATGACTCCGACTTCGACGCAGTGGTGATGAATGCATTGGAGCAAGCTGAGCCTGCGCTCTCCATATCCCAAACTATGCGAAGAAATGCCCGTCTCTATCACGTGCCCACTTTGTTTTTAGTCGATGAAACCAGTTTTGATTATGCAGACAAAGCGTATGAAAGCGGTGCCCGCGATATAATTGACATACATGCTGAGACTGAAGAAATAAGCGGGCGCATCATCGAACTAGCCAATTATCACCGTTTACATAGTGAATTAAAGCAAGGCTTTGAAAGTCTTGGCGGACATGTCTGCATAACGCCGCATAGCCAATGTTATAATCATAATTTCATGGACAGACATTCAGAACGCGTTGTTCGGAGCTGTCACAATGCCCATCAGCCCGTCGCATTTATGGCCCTGAAACTCTTGCCGGATTGCTCCGAGCCTCCGCTAGCTGATAATGTTATATCTGCAATTGCAGATATTGGACAAATGCTAAAAAACCTTGTTCGCATGCAAGATACGGTTTCTCATTATCATGCTGATACATATTTGATGTCATTACCCAATACAAATGCTTATGAAGCATCTATTGTACTAGAACGCATGAAAGCTCTGGTTGATTGCACAGCTTATGAAAGTGGAATCCCAAATACAGCCTTAAGCTTTTCAATTGAAGCCTCATATGTTGAGGTTGAACCTCATGAAACTAGCTTTTTAGCGATTGGAAGACTCTTCAATCAACTTAACAATATGCCTTACACGCATGAAAGACAGATTATCGCTTAA
- the recG gene encoding ATP-dependent DNA helicase RecG, which produces MDQNISDVKTQGRPQNLFPLFAEIVKLPGVGPKTAQLFERAMGGRIKDLIFTPPTGVIDRSNRPTIANAVAGETATFVVTIGSHSVPKNRNRPYRIRVYDNSGEMEVTYFKARSSYMEQQFPEGEKRLISGKIEVFNAQIQMTHPDYVLPLDKVDTMPNIEPLYPLTAGLSQKAAGKAVRAAMSVFSKTTELQEWLDPAFLAQQNWEGFDKALHRLHFPEHAVDIRAESPLRKRLAYDELFAKQLAIALVRESTRRSKGRKLEHEGQYVQDVLNSAPFKPTTAQSRAFEAIKEDMRSPFRMARLLQGDVGAGKTFVAALAAAYAAEARVQTAIMAPTEILARQHADTLSKMLEPAGLTVQAITGRDKGKPREALNAGLSAGYIDVVVGTHALFQETMEFKDLGLVIIDEQHRFGVRDRLRLAEKGAAPDLLVMTATPIPRTLALTSYGDLDVVKLDEKPAGRKPIETRIIPLQRLDDVIDGIGRQIKQGNQVYWVCPLVEDSEVIDLTSVEDRHRQLTAIYGDCVGLLHGRLTGQEKEQMALDFKNGRYRVLVATTVIEVGVDAPNATIIVIEHAERFGLAQLHQLRGRVGRSDKQSSCLLLYKGPLSVNGKARLEIMRESEDGFLIAEKDWELRGSGDLLGAKQSGLPDYKFANLDKHKSLLETAVQDARLLVQSDPALETPRGKAARQMLYLFEQDYGIALMRAG; this is translated from the coding sequence ATGGATCAAAATATCTCAGATGTGAAAACCCAAGGAAGGCCACAAAACCTATTCCCTTTATTTGCGGAAATAGTGAAGCTTCCTGGCGTTGGGCCAAAAACTGCTCAGTTATTTGAGCGGGCTATGGGTGGTCGTATTAAAGACTTGATATTTACACCTCCCACAGGAGTAATAGATCGCTCAAACAGGCCCACTATAGCCAATGCGGTCGCAGGTGAAACTGCAACCTTTGTCGTTACAATTGGTTCACATTCTGTCCCAAAAAACAGAAATCGCCCTTATAGAATACGGGTTTATGACAATTCGGGTGAAATGGAAGTTACCTATTTCAAAGCGCGTTCATCCTATATGGAGCAACAGTTTCCAGAAGGAGAAAAACGATTAATTTCGGGTAAAATAGAAGTCTTTAACGCACAAATTCAGATGACACACCCGGATTATGTCCTTCCTCTGGATAAGGTGGACACTATGCCCAATATAGAACCGCTATATCCGCTGACGGCCGGCTTATCTCAAAAAGCGGCGGGCAAAGCTGTGCGGGCTGCAATGTCAGTATTTTCTAAAACAACTGAACTTCAGGAATGGCTTGACCCTGCTTTTCTCGCTCAACAAAACTGGGAGGGTTTTGATAAAGCCTTACATCGTTTACATTTCCCAGAACACGCCGTCGATATTCGAGCAGAAAGTCCCTTAAGAAAACGATTGGCTTATGATGAGCTATTCGCCAAGCAACTTGCCATTGCACTCGTCAGAGAAAGCACACGTCGATCCAAGGGACGAAAACTAGAACATGAAGGGCAATATGTTCAAGATGTACTGAACTCTGCTCCATTTAAACCAACAACCGCACAAAGCCGTGCCTTTGAAGCTATAAAAGAGGATATGCGCTCCCCTTTCCGTATGGCGCGGTTACTACAGGGAGATGTCGGGGCTGGAAAAACCTTCGTGGCAGCCTTAGCTGCGGCCTATGCCGCTGAAGCCAGAGTTCAAACGGCAATAATGGCGCCCACTGAAATTCTAGCACGTCAACACGCAGATACACTTTCAAAAATGCTGGAGCCAGCAGGATTAACTGTCCAAGCCATTACTGGCCGAGACAAAGGTAAACCTCGTGAAGCCCTAAATGCTGGACTGAGTGCTGGGTATATAGACGTTGTTGTAGGAACGCATGCTCTATTCCAAGAAACAATGGAGTTCAAAGATTTAGGGCTTGTAATTATCGATGAGCAACATCGATTTGGAGTCCGAGATAGGTTGAGGCTAGCGGAAAAAGGCGCAGCTCCCGATTTGCTAGTTATGACGGCAACCCCGATACCGCGCACACTTGCTTTAACGAGTTATGGCGACTTGGATGTTGTCAAGCTTGATGAAAAACCCGCAGGACGCAAACCAATTGAGACGCGGATCATACCGTTACAAAGACTTGATGATGTAATTGATGGCATTGGTCGTCAGATAAAGCAGGGCAATCAGGTTTATTGGGTGTGCCCGCTTGTAGAAGATAGCGAGGTCATAGATCTCACATCTGTTGAGGACCGCCATCGTCAACTGACAGCGATTTATGGTGACTGTGTTGGATTGCTTCACGGCCGCTTAACGGGGCAAGAAAAAGAACAAATGGCGCTCGACTTTAAAAATGGCCGTTATCGTGTTTTGGTGGCCACAACAGTTATTGAAGTTGGTGTGGACGCCCCTAATGCAACGATAATCGTCATTGAACATGCAGAGCGTTTCGGACTAGCTCAATTACATCAGTTACGAGGGCGTGTTGGTCGATCAGATAAACAATCGAGCTGCCTTTTACTTTACAAAGGCCCTCTATCAGTCAACGGGAAAGCCCGCCTCGAGATAATGCGCGAAAGTGAAGACGGCTTTCTTATTGCTGAGAAGGACTGGGAATTACGTGGCAGCGGTGATTTACTTGGGGCAAAACAAAGCGGTTTGCCCGATTATAAATTTGCAAATCTGGACAAGCATAAATCCTTGCTTGAGACAGCTGTTCAAGACGCACGGTTGCTCGTGCAAAGTGACCCTGCCCTAGAAACTCCGCGTGGAAAAGCCGCGCGTCAAATGTTATACTTATTCGAACAAGATTACGGTATTGCTCTTATGCGAGCAGGCTAA
- the mfd gene encoding transcription-repair coupling factor, which produces MQIQLNRYKSAEKSLTAAGLPEGADALVFCKAIKQRGGRGVFIARDDTRASAFVAACRYFAPDIVVLNVPSWDCLPYDRISPSRALAAKRAASLFTLASLAPDTPMIVVTTASASMQKVPPRHVMASSGFMAASGQAVPREQLQSYLTHNGYSRASTVMEAGDYAIRGGIVDVFPPAFDDPIRLDFFGDELESIRSFDVHTQRTTDKLSSVQLAPVSEVFLTDDSISRFRRKYVAAFGGGVSHDPTYAAVSDGIRTQGLEHYLPLFHETTETLFDYIGAGALFAFDGLLSEARAERWDVIEDFYSSRQEHAQSRDTGSGDPSKTGGLYRPLQPTELYINDVGWNEITSPLTCRYHSVFRPDNAVEIIDFGGILARSFSVERRTEGVNVFNAVKDYIQAQKTAMKRVLVAAWSEGSLDRLGNVFEDHNLNIPKIAHGPDIFEKKKGSVWRTVLPVEQGFEIDGLSVISEQDILGDRLVNRGRKRKAKNFISDAGAMQPGDLIVHIDHGLGRYLGLKTLQVQTAPHDCVELEYHGGAKLFLPVENIELLSRYGSASEGAVLDKLGGVAWQARKSKAKQRLKEMAAELIKIAAKRALRTADPLEIDQGTYNEFAARFPYVETDDQLSAIQDVFSDLESGRPMDRLICGDVGFGKTEVALRAAFAVAMSGRQVAIIAPTTILSRQHFKTFSARFKGWPVRVRQLSRLVTAKEARETKEALSQGQCDIVIGTHALLAKAIKFSDLGLVIVDEEQRFGVQHKERLKKLRADVHMLTLTATPIPRTLQMALSGIRDLSLIATPPVDRLAVRTFVMPFDEISIRKALLRERYRGGQSYFVAPRIADIPRIEEFMQNSVPEVKYVIAHGQMSASALEDIMNAFYDGEYDVLISTSIIESGIDIPSANTMVVYRADRFGLAQLYQMRGRVGRSKIRAYAYLTMPDAHVATKEAIQRLKVLQSLDTLGAGFALASHDLDMRGGGNPLGEEQSGHMKELGVELYQHMLEEAVAELKDDETAIDQSWTPQVNVGVAILIPETYISDLNLRLSTYRRISDVDDDESGNALMAELIDRFGPLPDEVRSLFEVMQIKRLCRKAHVEKVDAGPRGIVLSMRHSDIKDPSVIMHAITQNSGWRLRPDQTILVKGNFEQAKPRVRGTKRAVEALIKTPN; this is translated from the coding sequence ATGCAAATTCAACTGAATCGATATAAGAGCGCAGAGAAGTCTTTAACGGCTGCAGGGTTGCCCGAAGGCGCAGATGCATTAGTTTTTTGTAAGGCCATAAAGCAACGCGGCGGAAGAGGGGTCTTTATCGCACGCGATGATACGCGTGCTTCTGCTTTTGTCGCGGCGTGTCGATATTTCGCTCCAGACATAGTCGTATTGAATGTCCCATCATGGGACTGTTTACCCTATGACCGGATTTCCCCAAGCCGCGCCTTAGCAGCCAAAAGGGCAGCGTCTCTTTTCACACTAGCATCCTTAGCTCCAGACACGCCAATGATTGTTGTGACCACTGCGAGTGCCTCCATGCAAAAAGTGCCCCCTCGACATGTTATGGCATCTTCTGGGTTTATGGCGGCTTCAGGGCAAGCTGTACCAAGAGAGCAATTACAATCCTATCTGACACATAATGGTTATAGTCGTGCCTCCACAGTGATGGAGGCGGGAGATTATGCTATACGGGGTGGTATAGTTGACGTTTTCCCCCCCGCATTTGACGATCCTATACGGTTAGATTTTTTCGGTGATGAGCTCGAATCTATTCGATCGTTTGATGTCCACACTCAGCGTACCACAGATAAATTGTCCTCTGTCCAACTTGCGCCTGTAAGTGAGGTGTTCTTAACTGATGACTCAATAAGCCGATTCAGGCGGAAATACGTGGCGGCATTTGGTGGTGGTGTCAGTCATGACCCAACTTATGCGGCTGTAAGTGATGGCATAAGAACCCAAGGTTTAGAGCATTACTTGCCACTGTTTCATGAAACCACCGAGACTCTTTTTGATTATATCGGCGCAGGGGCCTTATTTGCTTTTGATGGCTTGCTCAGTGAAGCACGGGCTGAACGCTGGGACGTTATCGAAGACTTTTATTCATCAAGGCAAGAGCATGCACAGTCTCGTGATACAGGCTCCGGTGATCCTTCGAAAACGGGTGGATTATATCGCCCACTACAGCCCACAGAACTATACATAAATGATGTTGGGTGGAACGAGATCACGTCCCCTCTAACCTGCCGATATCATTCCGTCTTCCGTCCTGATAATGCAGTTGAAATAATAGACTTTGGCGGAATACTTGCGCGTAGTTTTTCTGTTGAACGGCGTACTGAAGGTGTCAATGTTTTCAATGCTGTGAAGGATTATATTCAAGCCCAAAAAACAGCAATGAAGCGAGTTTTAGTCGCGGCTTGGTCCGAAGGGTCTTTAGACCGTCTTGGCAATGTTTTTGAAGACCATAATTTAAACATACCTAAAATTGCTCATGGACCTGATATTTTCGAGAAAAAGAAAGGCTCAGTTTGGCGGACTGTATTGCCTGTGGAACAAGGTTTCGAAATTGATGGTCTAAGTGTCATATCCGAACAAGATATTTTGGGAGACCGACTTGTAAATCGAGGACGTAAACGTAAGGCGAAAAACTTTATATCTGACGCTGGGGCGATGCAACCCGGAGATCTTATTGTTCATATAGATCATGGCTTAGGGCGTTACCTTGGCCTCAAAACTTTACAGGTACAAACTGCCCCCCATGATTGTGTGGAGCTAGAATATCATGGCGGTGCAAAATTATTCTTACCTGTAGAAAATATTGAGCTTCTTTCCCGCTATGGATCAGCGTCCGAAGGCGCTGTTTTGGACAAATTAGGCGGTGTTGCATGGCAAGCTCGCAAGTCTAAAGCCAAGCAACGTTTGAAGGAAATGGCCGCGGAACTGATTAAAATTGCGGCTAAACGTGCGCTAAGGACGGCTGACCCACTAGAAATCGATCAAGGGACATATAATGAGTTTGCCGCTCGCTTTCCGTATGTTGAAACGGATGATCAGTTAAGTGCCATTCAGGATGTATTTAGCGACCTAGAGAGCGGTCGTCCTATGGATCGACTTATTTGTGGTGATGTTGGATTCGGTAAAACAGAAGTCGCCCTTCGCGCCGCTTTTGCCGTGGCAATGAGTGGCCGACAAGTTGCTATTATCGCGCCGACAACGATTTTATCGCGTCAACATTTCAAAACCTTTTCAGCGAGATTCAAAGGTTGGCCTGTTCGTGTGCGTCAACTCTCTCGCCTAGTGACGGCCAAGGAGGCGAGAGAAACCAAAGAGGCGTTATCGCAAGGTCAATGTGATATTGTTATTGGTACTCATGCTTTACTTGCAAAAGCGATTAAGTTCTCTGATCTTGGCCTCGTAATTGTGGATGAGGAACAACGCTTTGGCGTGCAGCACAAAGAGCGGCTTAAGAAACTGCGTGCAGACGTTCATATGCTAACTTTAACGGCGACACCAATTCCTAGAACATTGCAAATGGCTCTGTCGGGTATTCGTGATTTATCACTGATTGCCACGCCGCCTGTTGACCGTTTAGCGGTACGTACTTTTGTTATGCCTTTTGACGAAATATCAATCCGTAAAGCGTTGTTGAGGGAACGCTATCGTGGTGGGCAGTCCTATTTCGTTGCGCCGCGAATCGCCGACATTCCGCGTATTGAAGAGTTCATGCAGAATTCTGTACCCGAGGTGAAATACGTTATTGCTCATGGGCAAATGTCTGCAAGTGCGCTCGAAGATATTATGAATGCCTTTTATGATGGCGAGTATGACGTTTTGATTTCCACTTCTATTATTGAGAGTGGCATTGATATACCGTCAGCAAATACAATGGTGGTTTATCGTGCTGACAGGTTTGGCCTTGCTCAACTTTACCAAATGAGGGGCCGTGTTGGGCGCTCTAAGATTAGAGCCTATGCTTATTTGACCATGCCTGATGCGCATGTCGCTACGAAAGAAGCTATTCAAAGACTTAAGGTCTTACAATCTCTTGATACGCTTGGGGCAGGGTTTGCGTTAGCAAGCCATGATTTAGATATGCGGGGGGGAGGGAATCCTTTAGGAGAAGAACAGTCTGGTCATATGAAAGAGCTTGGTGTTGAGCTTTATCAACATATGCTTGAAGAAGCTGTGGCGGAATTAAAGGATGATGAAACAGCCATTGATCAGAGTTGGACACCTCAGGTTAATGTAGGTGTAGCCATACTCATCCCTGAAACGTATATTTCAGATCTAAATCTTAGGCTGTCTACTTATCGCCGTATTTCTGATGTAGATGATGATGAAAGCGGCAATGCGCTCATGGCTGAATTAATCGATCGGTTCGGCCCGCTCCCAGATGAAGTCCGATCACTCTTTGAAGTTATGCAAATCAAACGCTTATGCAGAAAAGCACATGTAGAAAAAGTTGATGCAGGCCCGCGTGGAATTGTTCTTTCCATGCGTCACTCAGATATCAAAGACCCATCCGTAATTATGCACGCTATTACTCAGAATAGCGGTTGGCGTTTGAGACCTGATCAAACTATTTTGGTGAAGGGTAATTTTGAGCAAGCTAAGCCACGTGTTCGTGGTACAAAACGGGCAGTGGAGGCCCTGATAAAGACGCCAAATTAA
- a CDS encoding FAD assembly factor SdhE: protein MLDPRKKRLVYRANYRGFKEADLILGGYAKANIDSMSESEVLMFEELLEAKDHDIYAWITGSQPVPDVYDTPLLARLKAFKPTV, encoded by the coding sequence ATGCTTGATCCCCGTAAAAAACGTCTAGTCTATCGTGCCAATTATCGAGGTTTCAAAGAAGCTGATTTGATATTGGGTGGGTATGCCAAGGCTAATATTGATTCTATGTCGGAATCCGAAGTTCTGATGTTTGAAGAGCTCTTAGAAGCTAAGGATCATGATATTTACGCCTGGATTACAGGTAGTCAGCCTGTGCCAGACGTCTATGACACGCCATTATTGGCACGTTTGAAAGCCTTTAAGCCGACAGTTTAA
- a CDS encoding M2 family metallopeptidase: MKHLLSSAVSLLTLSFVACQQAPESHSENVSKMVEAATPDTSAAPTQQEAKEFLEAAAVEIETLGEYAARVAWVKANFITQDTNWLESKVGEDVALLSTRLANQAKRFNGLQLPEDMRRKMDGLKRGSNFPAPERKGAAKELAEIMTRLDSRYGTGKFDYNGDTLNLGQASDIIATSDDPEELRAVWEGWRTVSPAMKGDYADMVKIINEGASELGYADAGALWRSGYDMDADDFVAETDRIWGQVKPLYDQLHCAVRAGLNEKYGDEVVPLDEPIRADLLGNMWGQSWGNIYDVVKPEGAAPGVDTTKLLKEKEYDALKMVKTAEKFFTSMGFDPLPETFYERSLITKPEDREVVCHASAWNIDSKDDIRIKMCTKVNAEDFSTVHHELGHNFYQRAYKNQPVFYQGGANDGFHEAIGDMIALSITPEYLVKIGLLDKADVPGEDADLALLMRQAMDKVAFLPFGLMVDQWRWKVFSGDYTPAQYNEGWWELRDKYQGLKAPSERSADAFDPGAKYHIPGNTPYMRYFLAHILQFQFHKAACDAAGFEGPLHRCSVYGNKVVGEKFNDMLEMGQSKPWPDALEAFTGTREMDGSAILEYFAPLQAYLEEQNKDRTCGW; this comes from the coding sequence ATGAAACACTTATTATCATCTGCTGTGAGCCTTCTGACTTTATCTTTTGTTGCCTGTCAACAGGCTCCAGAGTCGCATTCAGAAAATGTATCGAAAATGGTTGAGGCTGCAACACCGGACACCTCAGCCGCGCCGACGCAACAAGAAGCAAAAGAGTTTTTAGAAGCTGCCGCAGTGGAAATTGAAACATTAGGGGAATACGCGGCTCGTGTTGCTTGGGTTAAGGCTAACTTTATCACTCAGGATACGAACTGGCTTGAATCTAAAGTTGGTGAAGATGTTGCTCTCCTCTCTACACGTCTCGCAAATCAAGCGAAACGCTTTAATGGACTACAACTACCAGAAGATATGCGTCGTAAGATGGACGGCCTAAAACGCGGCTCTAACTTCCCTGCCCCAGAACGTAAGGGCGCTGCCAAAGAGTTAGCCGAGATAATGACACGTCTTGATTCTCGGTACGGTACAGGAAAATTTGATTATAACGGCGACACTTTGAACCTTGGTCAAGCGAGTGACATCATTGCCACATCTGACGACCCTGAGGAACTTCGTGCCGTTTGGGAGGGCTGGAGAACAGTCTCACCAGCCATGAAAGGTGACTACGCTGACATGGTTAAAATCATCAATGAAGGCGCTTCCGAATTAGGCTATGCCGATGCAGGCGCTTTATGGCGTAGCGGTTACGATATGGACGCTGACGACTTTGTCGCTGAAACAGACCGAATTTGGGGACAAGTCAAACCACTTTATGATCAGTTGCACTGCGCTGTACGTGCAGGTTTGAATGAAAAATACGGCGATGAAGTTGTGCCTTTGGATGAACCTATACGCGCGGATCTCCTTGGCAATATGTGGGGACAAAGCTGGGGCAATATTTACGACGTTGTTAAGCCAGAAGGCGCAGCACCAGGTGTAGATACAACAAAGCTATTAAAGGAAAAAGAATACGACGCATTGAAAATGGTAAAGACGGCAGAAAAGTTTTTTACTTCAATGGGTTTTGACCCCCTTCCTGAAACATTTTATGAGCGCTCTTTGATTACAAAGCCGGAAGATCGCGAAGTCGTCTGTCACGCTTCAGCTTGGAATATTGACTCTAAAGATGACATACGCATCAAGATGTGCACCAAAGTCAATGCAGAAGATTTCTCAACGGTTCATCACGAACTGGGACACAATTTTTATCAACGCGCCTATAAAAACCAACCTGTTTTCTATCAAGGCGGCGCCAATGATGGCTTCCATGAAGCTATCGGCGATATGATTGCGTTGTCGATTACACCTGAATATCTTGTAAAAATAGGCTTGCTAGATAAAGCTGATGTGCCGGGCGAAGATGCCGATTTAGCCCTGTTAATGCGTCAAGCTATGGACAAAGTGGCTTTCTTGCCGTTTGGTCTCATGGTTGACCAGTGGCGCTGGAAAGTTTTCTCTGGGGACTACACGCCCGCTCAATATAATGAAGGATGGTGGGAGCTGCGTGATAAGTATCAAGGACTGAAAGCCCCTAGCGAACGCTCCGCGGACGCTTTTGACCCCGGTGCAAAATATCACATTCCTGGCAATACACCTTATATGCGGTATTTCTTAGCCCACATCTTACAATTCCAATTCCATAAAGCCGCTTGTGATGCAGCCGGTTTTGAAGGCCCTCTTCACAGATGTTCAGTTTACGGAAACAAAGTTGTTGGAGAGAAGTTTAATGACATGCTCGAAATGGGGCAATCTAAGCCCTGGCCTGACGCCTTAGAAGCCTTCACGGGGACACGTGAAATGGACGGTTCTGCAATTTTAGAATATTTCGCACCTCTTCAGGCATATCTTGAGGAGCAAAACAAAGATCGCACATGCGGTTGGTAA